The genomic DNA GCTGAAGGAAAGGTCCTTGAGGGTCAAGGATTTTGTGAGTTGAACCAATCCCTTTAGAAACAGCTTCTTTGAAAGAGTAAGACTTGTATGATCTTTTGAATAGTTTGATCCTTGATGAGCTTGTTTCAAAGCTTCTTTGGAACTTGTCTGAGATTGAGCTTATTGTTCTCCGGAATATTCCACTTCGAATCTCGTTTTTACCGGAATATTCCACGTCGGAGGAAGTCTTGTCGGACTTCCAATCCTTAAACCTGTGAAATCAATAAAGTTAATTGAGTTCTTGAAACCTAGAATTTTAAGGAGACAAATCTGGAGAAACAGAACACTGACCTTACAAACTTCTCTTGTCTGAAATTCATAGTTGGAGAGACTTCACTCGCCTCCCATGAAGATTTGggggaatataaaaaaacttcaatTCAGTAAACACTTGActcaaatttcaaaactttggTATTCAATTTAAACAAGAACTCCCCCAAAGCAGCAGTTCTAGTAAACAGgtgagaaaaaaggaagaaactttagTTACGAGAATCCAGTAGAAACGTTGAGAGTTTTAGGGGAAGAGAAAGAACAATCAAAAAGGGTAAAAGGAACACTGTTTAAACCCACCaccaaaaaaggaagaaaaatcaaatctttgttttgtttttccttggAAAGagcgataaaaaaaaaaaaaaaaaagcaaagatgggatcacaaaagagaagaacaaactaAAGTGTccccagaaaaacaaaaaaagaaacgaagaaattggagaaagagagagtgatgctgaagatttgaagagttgatgaagaagaagaagaagaaattgaatgATGAAAGCGAAGCCTTTAGCACGAGACAGAGAGGACGGATGGATGGAGCTTCCACGAAAGTCACAAACTTTGCNttttttttttttttttttttttgttcaatatgCTTTCTCTGTCTCTGggcttttcttaatttttttcttttcactgtttttttttgttaattttttaaattatccCAAAAAAGACACTTATACCTCTGCAACtcattggtatttttttttaagattttgggaccaattttaagtttttaacttatGAGTTGTCATAATTTTAGTACTCGAATACGTTGGAAGAGATTACACAGAGGCTCACAGccaattatgtaatttttaaaaattaaataattttacatatcatgttatatatatatattgaaagaatTATTTTTGCTGATCGTGTAATTACAAAGCATATTACACTACATGACATCATAAATGCCTAAATGGTAATGACAGATTTTGTAATATAGAGTAATAAACAACCTTGCTGAAAAACTGTGTGCCATTTTATTGCGTAAATTTTCGCAATATGTGTATCaatttatgtcatatatatgaGCGTATGATAGCTTTTACCCTAATatgttagtatttttttgtataaacatGTGATTAATcaaataagatttatttttgttcataataaatttatttctaaAGGGGTCATTCAATATAACATGTTTTGTCAAcacaatatttttgttggtggcagttttaaaaaatttcaattactATTCTTGCGATTTAGCAAAGTTtcctttaattttgtttagcatatatttgtatatatttctaattaattctTTGAGATTGCttaagatttatttatttttctatgttcCATATGATATACACAGTACATGTTGTTTGGTTATGGTATCAAATCAACTTATGAATACAATCTTTTAAATTTGCTGACAAGTGACAACGGAAAAAATGTAATTACGGAGTTAATCAAGCCAtttcccccctttttttttatttttactgagATATAGAGTCGAAGTCATTAATTAGTATGAATTTTAGGCATGCAAAACTTCAAGTGACGTATCATTTTCGTCGCAAACACATAAATTCTATAACTGACCATTGCCCATTGGTCTCTATTTTTGTAGGTTCGATTTGTGTCTTTCTCGTCGAAGTTTCGTTTTGATGAGATCATGATCAAATTCAGTAAGTTAAGGCTCTTTTGGTCGTATCTTTCAATACATAGTTTCGTTTTAAAACTTTACATGTTAAATAGATTtcacagatttatttttcaaacctCCAAATACAAACGAAAAATAATAATCACATTAGTGTTTTTAGCTTCTATTGTAGTTATAATTGATGTTGTCTCATGCAAATATATACATTACgtttgaaaattttcttataaggatatataataaattaaagacATTGCCCGTGAGTATCTGTCGATCAATCACGAAGCAACCCACATgtcctcttcctctttttcttctctttttaccaaatttttttgtgCTCCACAAATTTAGACCGTTAAGCTTGAATACAATTAAATTTGAACGTTTATTATACTTGAAGTGAAACTGTTAATTAAGTGCGAATAAACACCGTTGACTGTATCGTGTCCCTTCTCGTACGTTGTCTTAGCTAGCGCGGTCGGATCTGAAGACCAGATCATAAACGTATACAGCTTCATaacccaaattttaaaagacaaaGTCAACTGtttcttaatttgattataCTAGTAAAATATGATTAACATCGAATTCAAACTTTCAGAGACCTTTGACTATGGACGATATAATGAGTCAAACTAAAAGTCAGGTCAACCATCTTCTCATCTGTAAATTTATCACAAGAAAAAAGACATTTGTAATCGGAGTATATCTTTTCTCATCTTTGgatttgaatgaaaaataagCAGATTGTTGTTGTCTAGTGTCTACGACTAATTAGATGGTCTTCTTCGACAAATTAACACTTGAAGAGGAGGTTATGGTAAATACGAGTTGTAGAATTCTTTCTTCTATATGACCTTGAATAACACGTACACGGTCCTCCTTTTGTGGTTACTTCCGACGTGACAAATTTGCCAACAAACTTTTTAGTGGAACAATATATTTCACTATGACAGTATGACCATTTTTACCGTCTTATTCTTGTATAAATCAgcaagcatatatataattgaatatgATGCTCACGGTCACGGGTTTCTTCTCTGGGTGTTTTGACATTAATTCTTGAATCAAACAAGAATCTTGATAATAGCAGTGAGTCTTGTCATATGATCACAATGGACATTTTCTGGGTTCTATTGTTTCAATCAATAAACGGTTTATAcaaatttctatatatgttcATCAACTGAAAAGGTAAAAATGTGTTGTTGCTACCATTTACattcttggttttctttttttgacacaATCTCTCCGCAAATTTTGCGTTTCTCTTGTGATTAGATCTCTTGGCACTACAATGCTCATGTACTTGCCAAATCTTATGGAGGAAACATATCCTATCGGTAGTATCTATCTCTTTGTTGTTTTGTACATTTAAAGCTGTACACATGTGACACAAAGTGGttgatataaatttataaataaatttagttagtTATCTTTGATCATGGTGTTTGCCCATTACATGACCATTGGGCTCATATTAATAGTTCATGGTTGGTTACctattctctttttattttattttttaaaacatagaaATCTCAAGCTCTATGTTCATAATCTTCTTTGGCTCGAGACCAacctttaattaataatatcttAACATGAGAGCAATGATTGACATTTTCCTCAAGAAACTTCCTACTAACCAAATGACTTGTCATTGTACTTACAGTATTCAATACCTGGAGTTGgtagaatttgaaagaaaattagaagATCATAGAACTAGTATTTGCTTCAttcattcttatattttgattttgaaaaatattctcTCACTACAAAAAAGTGAATATTGTGATGGAAAAATTGTGATCCATTTGTTCGGTCAGAATATTATAACCATTTGCTCGGTCAGAATATTATAACCATTCTCTCActaaattttgttgattagtgTTGTAAAAATGAATAACTTGTTTAAAATAACTCAGGCAAGCAATTTGGCTAGTCCAATCTTCACCAACGTCTCTTTCTGTTGACATGACTAAATCATTGGACAAAAACTGCatgaaaaaatagttaaatatcAAGTATATTAGCTGCTTgagaaaaacacacacaaattatctattttataCCTATGTGTGTAACTTTATCAGATTGGAATTCTAAtcatattttgaataaattaatttttttcttattttgatatatagtatAGAAATTGGGTCGGTCAGAACTATCTCAACACCAAATGTTTGAATTATAGTGATACAAAATAACggtaaaaacaattaaacaatattCGTTAACGAATAGTGATATAAAATGATGGTGTGATAAACAATAACGGTATTATTTCTACTTATTTATCGTTTTTTCTAACTAgtgatttggttttaattaatataattcaacTTGAAATATAAGAAGTGTGCAAATATCACAACCCTTCcagaaacataaacataaacgaCGTATACATGACATCCAAATATAAATCCTAATTAGTAAAACAATGTAactaatttgggtttatatacGATCTTAGCTCGAAAATTAGTCGATCTATTGTAATGTGTTTTAAAAGTAGACGATGAAAACTCCTATAAATATTTGTGTTCATCATTATGTGCAACCTTTTTACGACCTATCCTGTTCTTTGTCCAAAGGTTATCAGAAAATAGAcgtaaataaacaagaaacgCTACCAATCAAAACCTAGTTTATAATAGAATACAAAATTGATAAACCAAATGAGAATACTCGTAACATAAGATTAGAATAATAttagagtaaaaataataattaggtttatattttctcttttgacaTCAATTAGGTATATATTAcataaagtaattttttttttagcaatcaagaaaaagtttgagcctacaaaaaaaatcaagaaatagtTTGATTAGTTGTATAAAGTGATAGGGTAATGAtccaatggaaaaaaaaagaaaaaaaaaagaatgctttaaaataaaataaaataaacctaCTAACgctatattttagtttatgcGTCTAGAAATTGTATCTGGATACAGTTATGTTTAGTTTGTAATTTGATATTTGTATCTGAatacaatatatgtaaaatgaCCAAAAGTctcttaataatttttataccaaattcttaaaaaaatttctgactGCCTTGTTCACGTTCTCATCGCCAGGAATGCACTAGACAGAGGATTTGACCATCCAGATGTTAGTCCTTGATCTTGTGAACATTCTTGAGTTTCTTCATCTTTCCACTAATCTCATTGCCGCTAAATGTGTATATGCAGTTTAATCTGGTTTTGAATCTTAATCTTCCTATTGTTGTCACTAGTCAGCAAGGGAAGGAGTCAGATTATGGTGTATACTTTCAAAGGGTTGGAAGGTTGGTCTTTTgtaatgtattttaaaagtaGACGATAAAAACTCCTACAAATGTTTGTGTTCGTAAAgattacatttactcattacaaccattcgTTCGATATTCCCACActtaaaatcattattattatagtttttattagtaatataaatattactaactGTTATGATGGTTGCAACTCtttatcataattatttataaaatatcttatatttatagtaCATTAAATAATAGTTTTGGCAAGATTGCATCGATTCTTTATGACTATTCgttctctaattttttatttagagtTATGTCTCTTTGCCATAATAATTCtatcataaataatatttttggtttttattttgatgattgtgtttttacTAATgctttatgtttaatatttatgtagttTAACTatacttcttatttttctttttaaataatttttattttagtaacacatattcataaattaaaaatttataatatataatatataattctaaatttaatttgatctttttttttgaaatatttcttcCGCAATATTGAAGGAGTCTGAATCCTAGTTAGAATAATATtagagtaaaaaaattaattaagtttttttttacatcgaTTAGGCATATATtacatgaaaatatttattttttatttttgtttagcaatcaagaaaaagtttgatattacaaaaaaatgaagaaaaagtttGATTAGTTGTATAATAAAATGAGAGTAATccaatgaaaaatgaaaagaatacttaaaaattaaaaaaaaacctactaAGTATATAAATCATAGATGCATGAGTAATGCCACGTTGCCGCTTCTGTTCGGTGtgtcctcctcctctctctctctcactactcaccaccactctctctctctctctctctctctcttggatTCTTTCAGATTCCATGGAAGCTCCAAAAAGCTGATTCGCTGGAgcaatttttttccttcactTCTCAGATTCGGATCCTTGGTACATAACACTAACCGCGTTTCTCCGATCCGATTCGAATTCTCTTTTGTCAGAGCTCTTACTAGGATTCGTTGCCACACAGAtcctttgattttgattttttttttttttaaatttctttccTCTTCGAGTTTTTGATTCGTGAAAGATAcctgttagttttttttcttctcttctctactttGATTTTGATCCGTTTCGTTATTCGAATTTAGTTGAATCGGTTTAGTAAGTACAGATTCTAGATCGTGGTTCATGGATTCTCTGGTTTACAttgtatcatcttcttctctgaatACGTAGTAGGATCTAGTTTAATTTTGAAGGTTCTCTGGTTTTAGCCTAAAAACTTATCCATATAAGATAGGGTTTGTTGTTATCTTCAATTAGTGTTTTTAGGGATCCAGGATCTGTGTGTTTAGCATATGATAATGATCGTTGTTTCTGTATTCTACGGTTGAAGTAACTCGTAATCTTCAAATTTATTGGAATCTTTAATTTTCTGATTTAGGAATCGTGTCAATTTCgtgatatattgttttattaatgacagattgattttgttttgtatatacaGCTCCTGCATTGGAGAAGCTGCTATAAGGTTTGACCTGGGATCTTAGATGGTATGCAGCAGTTTCTTAAGGAGTGTGATTGTTCAAGCTGGTGGTCATTTTGGGGTGTTGGCTCAAGGAAGAAGGCATCATTTTAACCATATTGACAAGACCTTGAGTGTTGTTGGTTTCGGGTTTAGAACGAGTTTTCTTGGATTTAGTAGAACCAGTGGAATCGGATTTAGAACTAGTGCAAAGATGATGGTTGATTCTTCCACTGGAGAGAGACGAGTTTCTTTAGTTGATATGCCCCCTGGGAAAGTTGATGATGGCGGATACATCGGCGGTGGGTGGAAAAAGTGAGTTTGTTTCTCATTTTCGTatatgtttgtcttttttttttttttgtggttttgctGAATGTAGCACATGCCTAGGGTATATACACTGCTGTTGATATAGGACTACGTTATGTGTGAAATGCCAGCAAGATGGTCgtgtttgttttagttgtttcaCGTGTCACATGTGCTCTTCATTTGTTTCACCAAAGTATTTTGCTGTATAGATGATTATATCATGGAAGAAACTAAGTTCCACTACACGTTGAAGCTTTATACTGTTCTGTAGGCAATCTGTAATTTGTCTATGGCTTTGGATCAatgtgaaagtttttttttctacttttcttcATTTGTTTTCAAGTTGTCCTTGACAAATGTTACGTGCAATGCCAGTGACGAAGGAAGCTTGAGCTGTGGTTACTGTAGTTTCAGAGGGAAAAGATCTACGATGGAAGATTTCTATGATGTCAAAGCTTCAACAATTGAAGGCCAAACAGTGTGCATGTTTGGAATATTTGATGGTTAGAATCTACgttttccttcttcttattattttctttttagtggTATAGACAAAAAGGAAGTGTTAGTATTGAATTGGGGAAATTTTTCGATCTGCGTTGAAGTATGGTCTTCAACTTTCCATATTATCATTGTATCTATCTCAAGGTAAACATGGCTGAGGTAAAGCACAGTCTAGCTTCATTTGCACATTGAAGTTGTTCGTTGCAAAACTGGTTACACTATATGTGCTATGTCTACTATTTTAAGGAGGATCTAGACTTACCTTAGTTAGAATCTGTATTGTACTTATTTAGGAAATTAAAGGCTGCAGTGCACAGTTGAACTATCAATAATCGTTCATATAATACTCAGAAGCAGAATCATATGCTGTTGACTTGATATTTAGTTTCCCTCTTCTAATATCTGAAGCTTTAACCATCACAGGGCATGGTGGTTCACGTGCTGCTGAGTACCTGAAGGAACACCTCTTTAACAATCTTATGAAGCATCCACAATTTTTGACAGACACCAAGCTGGCATTAAGTGCGTTCTATATCTCTTGGCACAAGATCTTTCTATAATCTCAGAAGTATGAGTTCATACAGCTTGATACAAGTCATTGGGTCACCTTTTAACTTGATTAATTTGGCAGGTGAAACATATAAACAAACTGATGTAGCATTCCTCGAGGCAGAAAAGGATACCTACAGAGATGATGGCTCCACAGCATCTGCTGCTGTGTTGGTGGGGAACCATTTGTATGTTGCAAATGTTGGAGACTCGAGGACAATAGTTTCTAAAGCTGGGAAAGGTCAGTACTTCTTTATGATCTAACAATATGGCATATCATTAGAAAAGAAATCGAGAGATTCAGCCAAAATGAGTTTAGGATATGGAATTATGCTATCTTTAGAGAACATTTGACATTTAGTTAATAGTAATAGTGAATGGATTCAAATAGATTCTTATGACTGGTCACAAgtctttgttgttttctttctatACGGACCCTTTTCATACTTAGTGTTTATGTTCTGCAGCGATCGCGCTATCTGATGACCATAAGCCAAATAGAAGCGATGAAAGAAAGCGAATTGAAAGCGCTGGTGGTGTTATCATGTGGGCAGGTAATCTGATATTATAAGAAATCGTCCCTCATTTGTGTCCTCCTAATTGGTTGCTTTCTTCTAAACATGACATAGTGAGATCGCAGATATTTCCCTCCTGAGTTAGATCACTAGCTTCATTAATTGATTTACTCAAAATGCTTGATATTAACTTcacaaatttaacaataaaatgtTGTTGGTTATTTTGTTTCTACTCTTTAGGTCTAATTCCATTAGTTTCTAAGGAACACTGACATAGAAACCATCTTATCGAGTCATTCTATTTGTCGGATTATTCATGCATTAAACATTCAGTGGAAAAACTAGATTTCCTGAGTCATGCCCGTAACTTCTCTGAATTATTTTGTCAGACTAGACTTAAAACAATAtcatattgatttttgtttctcaggAACATGGAGAGTAGGTGGGGTGTTGGCAATGTCCCGAGCCTTTGGTAACAGAATGCTGAAGCAATTCGTTGTTGCTGAACCCGAGATACAAGTAACCGCTTCTAACTGGCAGCTTACTTCTATCGCTCCTCGAGGGTGTTATATAGTTATCCTAATCCGTAGTATCACCAATGTGAAATCCTTGAGTGTTGAGTTTTTGTGAACACACTCATCTGCTTATTTTGCAGGATCTAGAGATAGATCATGAGGCCGAGTTGCTTGTGCTTGCAAGTGACGGTCTATGGGATGTGGTACCAAATGAGGTATGACTCAGATAAATTCCCCCTTTTATCCGTTTCCAAATTGTTcaggaaattttattttatacttcgGATTCAGGATGCGGCATCCCTTGCTCAGAGCGAGGAAGAGCCCGAGGTAGCTGCCCGCAAGTTAACTGACACTGCCTTCAGCCGTGGCAGTGCAGACAACATCACATGCATTGTTGTTAAATTCCGTCATGAGAAGACAGAGTCTCCCAAAATCGAAGGAAACGCCATGGCTGAATCGGAACCTGAACTGAACCCCACAGCTGAACTGGAACCGGAATTAAACCCCAATGCTGAAATGGAAACCGAATCAAGCCCCAAAGCTGAAGTGGAACCCAAACCTGATGCTACACTCGATGATCCAAAACCGGAGACTGAACCACAAACCAAGGGTGAGAAAGCAGGTGAGTAAGGTAGCAGCCGGGGAAAGGTGTCCATATTATTGGGAGCATGTGGAAGAACAGATGAATATAA from Camelina sativa cultivar DH55 chromosome 2, Cs, whole genome shotgun sequence includes the following:
- the LOC104728260 gene encoding probable protein phosphatase 2C 76 encodes the protein MVCSSFLRSVIVQAGGHFGVLAQGRRHHFNHIDKTLSVVGFGFRTSFLGFSRTSGIGFRTSAKMMVDSSTGERRVSLVDMPPGKVDDGGYIGGGWKNDEGSLSCGYCSFRGKRSTMEDFYDVKASTIEGQTVCMFGIFDGHGGSRAAEYLKEHLFNNLMKHPQFLTDTKLALSETYKQTDVAFLEAEKDTYRDDGSTASAAVLVGNHLYVANVGDSRTIVSKAGKAIALSDDHKPNRSDERKRIESAGGVIMWAGTWRVGGVLAMSRAFGNRMLKQFVVAEPEIQDLEIDHEAELLVLASDGLWDVVPNEDAASLAQSEEEPEVAARKLTDTAFSRGSADNITCIVVKFRHEKTESPKIEGNAMAESEPELNPTAELEPELNPNAEMETESSPKAEVEPKPDATLDDPKPETEPQTKGEKAGE